Proteins encoded together in one Pseudomonadota bacterium window:
- a CDS encoding carboxypeptidase-like regulatory domain-containing protein, producing the protein MTRITWIILLLFILTGCATQRIPFPETELSRITIKGDHTIQGEIFLIDQFEEKQVGIEQEVTLEPVSSYSDQWYTVSYLGNRSIKKADPRYEQYVARTQSDKEGKFSITGVAPGEYYLTGTVGWHAVNCSSEVVVTNVPISNKLTVDNTNRILEVKLTKPYNSPTLICDLYNQGDWDKN; encoded by the coding sequence ATGACTAGAATCACCTGGATTATCCTCCTCCTTTTCATCCTTACCGGCTGCGCGACCCAGAGGATTCCTTTTCCCGAGACGGAACTCTCCCGGATCACCATCAAGGGCGACCACACGATTCAAGGAGAAATCTTCCTGATCGATCAATTTGAAGAAAAACAGGTGGGGATTGAACAGGAAGTAACCCTCGAACCGGTAAGTTCTTATAGTGACCAGTGGTACACAGTCAGTTACCTTGGGAATCGATCGATTAAAAAGGCCGACCCACGTTACGAGCAATATGTTGCGCGGACTCAATCCGATAAGGAGGGGAAATTTTCCATTACCGGAGTCGCACCTGGAGAATACTATCTGACCGGCACCGTCGGCTGGCATGCGGTGAACTGTTCCTCCGAGGTGGTCGTAACCAATGTACCGATCAGCAACAAGTTGACTGTAGATAACACCAATAGAATTCTCGAGGTCAAACTTACCAAACCATACAACAGCCCAACTTTGATCTGCGATTTATATAACCAGGGAGATTGGGACAAGAATTAA
- the tadA gene encoding tRNA adenosine(34) deaminase TadA, whose translation MSPRWSVDHDFMRMALAEAEAAAGRGEVPIGAVVVSPTGKILARAGNSPIGRNDPVAHAEILALREAGRAAGNYRLTGCTVYVTLEPCVMCAGAMVHARIGHLVYGAPDPKGGGVRSCYKIGSDGLLNHELQITGGILAEESAGLLREFFKEKRRSAAGDAYPGRIGE comes from the coding sequence ATGTCACCGAGGTGGAGTGTGGACCATGATTTCATGAGAATGGCCCTGGCAGAAGCTGAAGCTGCAGCCGGGAGGGGAGAAGTGCCCATCGGCGCGGTTGTAGTAAGCCCGACAGGCAAGATTCTGGCCAGAGCCGGGAACAGCCCGATTGGCCGGAACGATCCGGTGGCCCATGCGGAAATTCTTGCTTTGCGGGAGGCCGGTCGGGCAGCAGGGAATTATCGGCTCACCGGTTGCACGGTCTATGTGACCCTGGAGCCTTGCGTCATGTGTGCCGGGGCCATGGTTCATGCCCGGATCGGGCACCTGGTCTATGGCGCTCCTGATCCGAAGGGCGGCGGAGTGCGAAGCTGCTATAAAATAGGCAGTGATGGTCTCCTGAATCATGAGCTGCAGATTACCGGAGGGATTCTGGCGGAGGAATCGGCCGGTCTGTTGCGGGAATTTTTCAAGGAAAAGAGAAGGTCTGCGGCTGGAGATGCTTATCCGGGAAGGATTGGCGAATGA